The Desulforegula conservatrix Mb1Pa genome contains a region encoding:
- a CDS encoding FtsB family cell division protein, with protein sequence MFEITAKQRLLIFGACFLLVLLFLVILFGEKGFYDYMFLKKQYEEIGKQNLNLEEEGRKTYEIIKRMKTDLDYIEEIARQQLGMVLENEIVYQYQSQEADTESQSKNNGKESDQKK encoded by the coding sequence ATGTTTGAAATTACGGCAAAACAAAGGCTTTTGATATTCGGGGCATGTTTTTTGCTTGTTTTGCTTTTTCTTGTGATCCTTTTTGGTGAAAAAGGATTCTATGATTATATGTTTTTGAAAAAGCAATACGAGGAAATCGGAAAACAAAACTTGAATCTTGAGGAGGAGGGGAGAAAAACCTACGAAATTATCAAAAGAATGAAAACAGATCTTGATTACATTGAAGAAATAGCCAGACAGCAACTTGGTATGGTTCTTGAGAACGAGATTGTTTATCAGTACCAATCTCAGGAAGCTGATACTGAATCGCAGAGCAAAAACAACGGCAAAGAAAGCGATCAAAAAAAATGA
- the thiM gene encoding hydroxyethylthiazole kinase, translating to MKKLANQLLQKIKSEKPLIHNITNFVVMNHTANILLAIGASPVMAHSMKEVEEMASIAGALVLNIGTLEDDWVNSMICAGKAANKKGIPVVLDPVGSGATALRTDSVKRIMSELNISVLRGNASEIFSLSTSDIKTRGVDSSLLVSDEIIESGKKLAKEKNCIIAISGEEDFITDGNRSFSVKNGHPLMTKVTGTGCGLTAVIAAFCSVAGRDLLEPTVAAFGFYGLCAEISAGVSEKPGSFSVAFIDTIYSAGEREIDSLLKAMVL from the coding sequence ATGAAAAAGCTGGCTAATCAACTTCTCCAGAAAATCAAATCTGAAAAACCCCTGATTCATAATATCACAAATTTTGTTGTTATGAACCACACGGCAAATATACTGCTTGCAATTGGAGCCTCACCTGTCATGGCGCATTCCATGAAGGAGGTGGAGGAGATGGCGTCAATTGCAGGTGCCCTTGTTCTTAATATAGGCACCCTCGAAGATGACTGGGTAAACTCAATGATATGTGCCGGAAAAGCGGCAAATAAAAAGGGGATTCCTGTGGTTCTTGATCCTGTGGGGTCAGGAGCGACAGCTTTAAGAACAGATTCTGTTAAAAGAATCATGTCTGAATTAAATATATCAGTCCTAAGGGGTAATGCATCTGAAATATTCTCACTTTCAACATCTGACATAAAAACCAGAGGAGTCGATTCTTCTCTATTGGTTTCAGATGAAATAATAGAGTCAGGAAAAAAGCTCGCTAAAGAAAAAAACTGCATCATAGCCATATCAGGCGAAGAGGACTTTATTACTGATGGTAACCGGTCGTTCAGCGTTAAAAATGGCCATCCTCTCATGACTAAAGTGACTGGAACCGGCTGCGGCCTAACCGCTGTCATAGCAGCCTTTTGCTCGGTGGCCGGCAGGGACCTGCTCGAGCCAACAGTTGCAGCATTCGGATTCTACGGGCTATGCGCTGAAATTTCAGCTGGAGTGTCAGAAAAGCCGGGAAGTTTTTCTGTTGCGTTTATTGATACTATCTATTCTGCCGGAGAGAGAGAAATTGATAGCCTGCTGAAAGCAATGGTTTTGTAA
- a CDS encoding GGDEF domain-containing protein: protein MHSLKRKYLEHRHAINDGIVLGASAICTFVYAIYFEMAELFFEFSRKHEEWELDDIVLSFLLIFSFYLMIFAIRRWKDTRLLLKKAYTDSLTEVYNRRKCTKTLLLEVTIAKKFNRTLSIIAIDIDHFKKINDVFGHAAGDHVLKTLSGLVKNEIRGADTLFRIGGEEFLIISTETDLSGATRLAERLRSLIEKYPFGKIGGVTASFGVAEYESGDNTDTLFQRADKNLYEAKETGRNRVVC, encoded by the coding sequence ATGCACTCATTAAAAAGAAAATATCTTGAGCACAGACATGCAATTAATGATGGCATTGTTTTAGGGGCTTCTGCCATTTGTACGTTTGTTTATGCAATCTATTTTGAAATGGCTGAGTTGTTCTTCGAGTTTTCCAGAAAACATGAGGAGTGGGAACTTGATGACATTGTTTTAAGCTTTCTTTTAATATTTTCTTTTTATCTTATGATTTTTGCTATCAGAAGATGGAAAGATACGAGGCTTCTTTTGAAAAAAGCTTACACAGACAGTCTAACAGAGGTCTATAACAGAAGAAAATGCACAAAGACTCTTTTACTGGAAGTGACGATTGCCAAAAAATTCAACAGGACTCTTTCAATAATAGCTATTGACATAGATCACTTCAAAAAAATCAACGATGTTTTTGGGCATGCGGCAGGAGATCACGTTCTTAAAACCTTGTCAGGGCTTGTTAAAAACGAAATACGAGGAGCAGACACACTCTTTAGAATAGGCGGAGAGGAATTTCTCATAATTTCAACTGAAACTGATTTATCCGGGGCAACGAGGCTGGCCGAGAGATTAAGATCTCTGATCGAAAAATATCCTTTTGGAAAAATTGGTGGTGTTACAGCAAGCTTTGGAGTGGCAGAATATGAATCAGGCGACAACACCGACACATTATTTCAAAGAGCTGACAAAAATCTTTATGAGGCAAAAGAGACCGGAAGAAACAGGGTTGTATGCTGA
- the murJ gene encoding murein biosynthesis integral membrane protein MurJ — MSEKRQIFKAAGVVGSATLLSRILGMVRDMVVAAVFGAGPVSDAFFVAFRIPNLMRRLFAEGSLTVSFIPVFTDHLVNDGKEEAFRMGRSAFWMLGLILFVLTILGISGAYFVVKIIAPGFDGTSGNFDLTVSLTRYMFPYVLFICLTALCTGILNSLNHFAAPAFGPVYLNICLILSALFFSRFLDKPVYALSIGVIIGGIVQLAALIPPLLKLGFRFFGEVDLLHKGVKKVGRMMLPSVFGSAAYQLDMLVNTMLASMLSAGSVSYLYYADRLVQFPLALFGVSAATVILPTLARQAAKKDMKGVAESLSEGFRLVSFVNLPAMAGLIALSYPIVSVILQRGAFNPVQAKATSEALICYSIGLWAFSSVRIVLPVYYAVKDIRTPAIFTGITVVCDILFAMWLMTFLGHKGLALSTSLSSMVNFCLLTNGIRPFLKDFDWKGTVLSLLKSVFCSFIMGISIYYTGSYLDKMAISFIVKVALLAANILLGIFIYTGMSYMLGSRELKTMYSIIRRRK; from the coding sequence ATGAGCGAAAAAAGACAGATATTCAAAGCCGCCGGAGTCGTGGGTAGCGCCACGTTATTGAGCAGAATACTTGGAATGGTAAGGGATATGGTTGTGGCCGCGGTTTTTGGGGCAGGCCCCGTATCTGACGCATTTTTTGTTGCATTCAGAATCCCTAATCTGATGCGACGGCTCTTTGCTGAAGGTTCTCTTACTGTTTCATTCATACCTGTTTTTACGGATCATCTTGTGAATGATGGAAAAGAAGAGGCTTTCAGGATGGGGCGATCAGCATTCTGGATGTTAGGACTTATTCTTTTTGTATTAACTATACTTGGGATTTCAGGCGCATATTTTGTTGTAAAGATTATTGCACCTGGTTTTGACGGTACATCCGGGAATTTTGATCTTACCGTAAGCCTGACAAGGTATATGTTTCCATATGTTCTTTTTATATGTTTGACAGCACTCTGCACAGGTATTCTGAATTCCCTGAATCACTTTGCGGCTCCTGCGTTCGGCCCTGTATATCTGAACATATGCCTCATTCTGTCCGCACTTTTTTTTAGTCGTTTTCTTGATAAGCCTGTTTATGCTCTTTCGATCGGAGTAATTATCGGAGGAATTGTTCAGCTTGCTGCTTTAATACCTCCACTTTTAAAATTGGGGTTTCGCTTTTTCGGAGAGGTGGATCTTCTCCATAAAGGCGTCAAAAAAGTTGGCAGGATGATGCTGCCGTCGGTGTTCGGTTCCGCCGCTTACCAGTTGGACATGTTAGTAAATACCATGCTTGCATCAATGCTTTCAGCCGGAAGCGTATCCTATCTTTATTATGCTGACAGGCTCGTTCAGTTCCCGCTCGCTCTTTTTGGAGTGTCCGCAGCAACGGTTATTTTACCCACATTAGCAAGGCAGGCCGCCAAAAAGGACATGAAGGGAGTTGCCGAAAGCCTTTCTGAAGGATTCAGGCTGGTTTCTTTTGTAAACCTTCCAGCCATGGCCGGTCTTATTGCCCTGAGCTATCCGATCGTTTCAGTAATCCTTCAAAGAGGAGCTTTTAACCCTGTACAGGCCAAAGCGACTTCTGAGGCTTTGATTTGTTATTCCATTGGATTATGGGCCTTTTCTTCAGTAAGAATAGTTCTCCCTGTTTACTATGCAGTCAAAGACATTAGGACGCCTGCAATATTTACAGGCATAACGGTAGTCTGTGATATTCTGTTTGCCATGTGGCTGATGACATTTCTTGGACATAAAGGCCTTGCTCTTTCTACATCTCTGTCTTCTATGGTAAACTTCTGTCTGCTGACCAACGGAATAAGACCTTTTCTAAAGGATTTTGACTGGAAAGGAACTGTGCTATCCCTTTTAAAGTCAGTTTTCTGTTCGTTTATAATGGGTATTTCGATTTATTATACAGGCTCATATCTGGATAAAATGGCCATTTCTTTTATTGTAAAAGTTGCATTGCTTGCGGCCAATATCCTTTTGGGGATTTTTATTTATACTGGTATGTCATATATGCTTGGTTCAAGAGAGCTTAAAACAATGTATTCAATTATTAGAAGACGGAAATAA